The following proteins come from a genomic window of Sphaerisporangium rubeum:
- a CDS encoding SDR family oxidoreductase, producing MRTLIVGGSGFLGGELVRRSTAAGHVVTATYLTRPGPEPEVTWRPLDVRDRTAVAALVGEIRPDVVVNAAYRQTDWLTTATGPGHLAVATSATGARLVHVSTDAVFSGKAVTYTEDRVPDPVSPYGAAKAAAEVAVRLADPAAVIARTSLIIGNGDSPQETLVRSLAADPTRGVLFTDDVRCPVHVGDLAAALLELAGSERDGIHHVAGPDAMSRYELGRLVAVRDGLDPDRLPSGRRAGTDLLGPLDVRLDCASTQRHLATRLRGAREFLK from the coding sequence ATGAGAACCCTCATCGTGGGTGGCAGCGGATTCCTCGGCGGCGAACTCGTCCGCCGATCCACCGCGGCAGGCCATGTGGTGACCGCGACCTACCTGACGCGACCAGGACCGGAGCCGGAGGTGACCTGGCGGCCGCTGGACGTCCGCGACCGTACGGCCGTCGCCGCGCTGGTCGGCGAGATCCGCCCTGATGTCGTCGTCAATGCGGCCTATCGCCAGACCGACTGGCTGACGACGGCCACCGGTCCCGGTCACCTGGCGGTCGCGACGTCCGCGACCGGCGCACGCCTCGTGCACGTGTCCACCGACGCGGTCTTCTCCGGCAAGGCGGTCACCTACACCGAGGATCGCGTACCGGACCCGGTGTCCCCGTACGGCGCGGCGAAAGCAGCCGCAGAGGTGGCCGTACGTCTGGCCGACCCGGCGGCCGTGATCGCACGGACGTCCCTGATCATCGGGAACGGCGACTCCCCGCAGGAGACCCTCGTACGCTCACTCGCCGCAGACCCCACACGAGGCGTCCTGTTCACCGACGACGTACGCTGCCCCGTGCACGTCGGCGACCTGGCCGCGGCCCTCCTGGAGCTCGCGGGCTCCGAGCGCGACGGAATCCATCATGTCGCCGGGCCTGACGCGATGAGCAGATACGAGCTCGGCCGCCTTGTCGCGGTCCGCGACGGCCTGGACCCCGACCGTCTGCCTTCCGGACGGCGTGCCGGCACCGATCTGCTCGGGCCGCTCGATGTGCGACTCGACTGCGCCTCGACACAGAGGCATCTGGCGACAAGGTTGCGTGGCGCCAGGGAGTTCCTGAAGTGA